The DNA segment agcccatcgtaactgtgtgtttgtatggatcaTTGGTTAGaacgttgggctcacaatcatgaggtagtgagttcaattcccagaccaggctgtgtgttgtgttcttgagcaagacacttcacattgctccagttcactcaggtgtagAAATGGGTTatgatatcactggtgccaagctctttcgacttttgcctttcccttgggtgacattggtggcatggagagggggaggctggtaaTGAAAACAatcttacccagacttgtgcatTGAAgataactttcttggtgcaatctgaTGACcactgtttgtgtgtttacgttcctgtaacttagcagttcagcaaaggagaccaatagtataagtgccaagcttaaaataaaatataaaattctggtATTGaattccctccctccctctctctctttccgagaggcactgagcagctatacgcacacacacacacacacacgcagtaactcccgcctaccaaattcaatcacaaagcttcggttggctcggggctatagtggaagacacctacccaaagtgccacgctgtggaactgaacccaaaaccatgtagttaggaggcaagctccctaaccacacagccatgcctgcgcctacaaaaaatgtatgcacatatacgcagtGCTATGCATGTGGCAAgctttctacggccggatgcccttcctgatgccgtttaactaaaattcttcaaggcagtgccccaacatggccacatttTAATccctgaaatgagtaaaagaagacACTACAAAATCTCTCGAGCCAACTTGAGACCCCATACAAGATGTTCGGTCACACATAACAATGACAAACGTACCCTAATGAATTCTCTGGTTTATTTTTCAGGTGAGGAGGCACAAAATCCACAAACTACAATTCCACTGAGTATTCTAGTTTCACTGCTGATAATCACATTGTTGTATGTAGGGGTTTCTGCTGTGGTGATCCTTATGTGCCCTTACTATCTTGTCGATCCTCTCACACCACTTACCAAAGCCTTTGAGTATGTTGGTTGGGGCCATTACAATATTATCATCTACATTGGCATTGTGTGTGCCCTGTCTACCAGGTAAGAACAAACTTACTGAAGTATAATCCCGGACCCAATTAGGTTAACACTGTTTTGAGTAAATCCTAAGATCAGAGTTGCtcagttcatcatcatttagcgtctgttttccttgctggcatgggttggatggtttgacaagtgcTGCTAAGGGTAGGGAACACAAGGCTCCATTTCCCATTTTAgcatgatttttatggctggatgcccttcataatactaaccactttgcagagtgtacagggtgcctttacgtggcaccagcacccagtGCCTTTTTACGTGGAACCAGCACCCAGTGCCTTTTTACGTGGCGCCAGCACCCAGTGCCTTTTGACGTGGCGCCAGCACCCAGTGCCTTTTGACGTGGCGCCAGCACCCAGTGCCTTTTGACGTGGCGCCAGCACCCAGTGCCTTTTGACGTGGCGCCAGCACCCAGTGCCTTTTGACGTGGCGCCAGCACCCAGTGCCTTTTGACGTGGCGCCAGCACCCAGTGCCTTTTGACGTGGCGCCAGCACCCAGTGCCTTTTGACGTGGCGCCAGCACCCGGTGCCTTTTGACGTGGCGCCAGCACCCGGTGCCTTTTGACGTGGCGCCAGCACCCGGTGCCTTTTGACGTGGCGCCAGCACCCGGTGCCTTTTGACGTGgcgccagcaccagtgccttttccTTTTGACGTGGCGCCAGCACCCAGTGCCTTTTGACGTGGCGCCAGCACCCGGTGCCTTTTGACGTGGCGCCAGCACCCGGTGCCTTTTGACGTGGCGCCAGCACCCGGTGCCTTTTGACGTGGCGCCAGCACCCGGTGCCTTTTGACGTGGCGCCAGCACCCGGTGCCTTTTGACGTGGCGCCAGCACGCAGTGCCTTTTGACGTGGCGCCAGCACCCGTGCCTTTTGACGTGGCGCCAGCACCCGGTTTTTTGCCTTTTGACGTGGCGCCAGCACCCGTGCCTTTTGACCGTGGCGCCAGCACCCGGTTTTTTTTGCCTTTTGACGTGGCGCCAGCACCCAGTGCCTTTTGACGTGGCGCCAGCACCCGGTGCCTTTTGACGTGGCGCCAGCACCCGGTGCTTTTGACGTGGCGCCAGCACCCAGTGCCTTTTGGCGTGGCGCCAGCACCCAGTGCCTTTTGGCGTGGCGCCAGCACCCGGTGCCTTTTGACGTGGCGCCAGCACGCAGTGCCTTTTGGCGTGGCGCCAGCACGCAGTGCCTTTTGACGTGGCGCCAGCACGCAGTGCCTTTTGACGTGGCGCCAGCACGCAGTGCCTTTTGGACGTGGCGCCAGCACGCAGTGCCTTTTGGCGTGGCGCCAGCACGCAGTGCCTTTTGGCGTGGAGCCAGCACGCAGTGCCTTTTGACGTGGAGCCAGCACGCAGTGCCTTTTGACGTGGAGCCAGCACCCAGTGCCTTTTTGTGGCGCCAGCACCTTTCCAtggggtctccctcttccacgagTTCCTTATAATTCATGTACACCAGTGTTTATTAACCTTTTCTTGGTCCAGCTCCCTCTTTTGGTACCAGAGATTTGTGCGTTTGAACTGCTTGGAGAGTCCATCTAGTTGGAACTCCCACTAAGTCAATGTAAATGAACCACATCGAGTTGAAGTCTCCAAGCAGTGAAAATGGACAGGTCTCTGAAGACCTGATGATGATTATCGTCAATGTGGCAtcaccgtgccggtggcacgtaaaaagcaccatccgatcatggccgtttgccagcctcatctggcacctgtgccggtggcacgtaaaaagcacccactacactcatggagtggttggcgttaggaagggcatccagctgtagaaacattgccagatcagattggagcctggtgcaaccttctggcttcccagaccccagttgaaccatccaacccatgccagcatggaaaacagatgctaaacgatgatgatgatgaggaggatgatgtgactggtactttttattgaaccccaaaggatgaaaagtaaggtCGCCCGTATTGGGGTTTGAActcttttaaatgaaattaaattaacagCTAATACATGAGTATTCTATTATACAGCGTTGTAGCTAAAAGGGGAGCAAGGAGAGTTTCAAACCTGACAgtcctcaacaaaagatagattggtatataacCCTACTTTCCACAGTTAAGGATAAAGAAATTTTGAGCAGATATCTTATTTGCTCAGTAAgaggattaaccctttagtgtttaaacaggccaaatccagcccaatatattctacatattttatattcaaactggccatatctagcctctcacacctaacctacattgacattctaagaataaacaatcacatcattgaaacctcaaagctataaggtaatgcatgattaattcaaaacaatctgagTGAAAAAGTCTTACATTTAATAGAGaaatttgaacactaaagggttaaagatggaaAGGAAACCTCAATAATCCCTTTTGATAATTGCTATTCCCATTTTGTCATGTTTCTACCATTCAGTCTTCTGATGTTGCTTTCTTATTTTCAGTATATTCTCTTCCCTGTTTCCTCTTCCAAGAATCGTGTATACAATGGCTAATGATGGCATCATCTTTAAGCATTTTTCCACCGTTTCAAATAAATTCAAAACGCCTTGGTTAGCTGTATTGGTGTGTGGAATTCTTGCAGGtaacctttttttaaattttctggtGTGTTGTTTGCTATCTGGTACATGTCATGCTGTGACTTCCCTGAAATCTGGCACATGTTGCAGTGTTATATACTCGTGTGTAGCTCCATTTCAGCCCTGACTGAGCAGCATTATGGCTTTTGGATGGAAAAAGTTAAAGACTGCTCATGAAATTTGAACCctcaaaagaattatttttaataattttctttttttttctcagctaTCATTTCTACAATCTTTGATCTTGGTCAATTAATCGATATGTTGTCTCTAGCAACATTGTTAGCTTACACGCTGGTCAGCAAGAGCATCACTGTACTCAGGTAAGTAGTTCGATGTCCATAACCCTGTTTTACTTGTCTGTGTTGGAagaaggtggaggcgcaatggcccagtggttagggcagcggactcgcggtcataggatcgcggtttcgattcccagaccgggtgttgtgcgtgtttattgagcgaaaacacctaaaagctccacgaggctccggcaggggatggtggtgatccctgctgtactttttcaccacaactttctctcactcttacttcctgtttctgttgtacctgtagttcaaggggctggccttgtcactctctgtgtcacgctgaatatccccgagaactatgttaagggtgcacgtatgtggagtgctcagccacttacatgttaatttcacgagcaggctgttctgttgattcggatcaaccggaaccctcattgtcgtaaccgacggagtgcttccataaggTTGGAAGAGGGTATTAAACACATTGATTTCTGATGGGACAAAGCAGAAGTTTTATATATCACTTGACTTTaattattaactagcagtatcgcctggcgttgctcgggtttgtttcaaccctttagaattggaatttttgaaaagtaaaaattttgcattatgtagcttgttattctctttaagtgaacattttcctggttgaaatacactgaaaaatggtgacacagcagtcaaaaaattgtaaaaaatagggattttcatagccaaaaaagcacctttttgatgtaaataatttttggtgttaagacccatagaggccctaaggacttaaaagattttggtgcccccataaatATGCAAttcaaattataaacaaatttttataaaaacaaaactaacagtaagaccaaaaatgtttatttttgtatacttctactttatttatatttgaaaagttttctctttttttttaattgcaaatctTTTGATCATGTCTTCAAATTTAATCTTATGTAATCCAGCTGCTtttatacttagtagagataagacatcccaaatattattttacctagtgatttcttttgtgccataaacccaCTTCCCTCATTttacttaatggttaatccattACTTCCATCCTTAATTCATATCTAGGACTACAGTTATGATACCTTATTAAGCCTTTAAGGTTGAGTGTGGCTTATTGACACACTGCTAAATTGTGATGAAGACGGGTGCATATAAGCCACATTTgccttatgtattttttttcttttttgtgttccaCATGCAAAGACTTGCTATGTATACCTGACCTTAAAGGGTTAACTTGGTCACAAATCTCCTTGATCACAAGATGACTTAtagcaatttctttctttttttttttctccaggtACAGAAGGGTTATACTTCAGACATCCGAGTCTATTCCAACTGATACTGATGATGTTTCACTTGGACAGGAGTAAGGGAGTTAACATTtgagccttttttttttaacctttgcaAGAGTTGTTAttgttggaaatatattttaattggataCATCCCCCAAAGAGTTTTTTCCAATTCTCCATTATCCAGGGGCACCAGATAAGTTGGTAGACTAGAGCTCTTATACTAACATAAGCATTCTAATTATTTTTTGTCCCCATTTGCTGAGCTGTCCTTAATAGCCTTAGCAGCTGTTCTTAATCACTGAGCTGTCCTTAATAGCTTTAATAGTTGTTCTTAATCGCTGTGCTGTCTTTAATAGCCTTAATAGCTGTTAATTGCCGAGCTGTTCATAATTGCTGAGCTGTCCTTGATAGCTGTCCTTAATCACCGAGCTGTCCTTAATCACCGAGCTGTCCTTAATCACCGAGCTGTCCTTAATCACCGAGCTGTCCTTAATCACCGAGCTGTCCTTAATCACCGAGCTGTCCTTAATCACCGAGCTGTCCTTAATCACCGAGCTGTCCTTAATCACCGAGCTGTCCTTAATCACCGAGCTGTCCTTAATCACCGAGCTGTCCTTAATCACCGAGCTGTCCTTAATCACCTGTCTCCCATTCCATCCTCCAAAACAtggtacatgcatgcatggagaacagatgttaaatgatgatgatgtatgtgttggTATTTATTGCAACAGATAGCTAGGTTTCTTtagcattttacatagttcaaccttgAAAAAtgcttctataaaactagtttttaaacattgaatggctatgggggtccaccagaataaaatagtaatcatagGGGCCCATAGGTaacaaaaaaatagttgagaacccctgctttataGTATAAACTAACATGgccctttgataaaaaaaataagtgtatAATGATTAAAGCTAGTAAAAGAATATTGTATTACTTTTGCCatatacaaaacaatatatttttgcttttcagTGAATCGTCGGTGTTTCTTAGGGAATCAATAAAATCTAAATTCTACAGATGGTTTAACCCCAACTCTACACTTCCAACTAAATCTACAGAACATGTTGCATTGATTGCTTCTGTTTCATTAAGTAAGTTGTAACCCTTTGCAcaatattttcataagtttgccaTAACCCTCTCAGACCTGGGGCCCCTGTGTCTAACTTTACCCTCTGTCTGGTCTGCTGagcacacaaaaaataaaaactgcaGTTTATCTGGTTTCCAAAGACGATTCTGCATTAATCCTCGCAAACCTGACTTCCTGTATCTAAATTTAGCTTCCATCTGGTCTTTTGAGCAGAAAAATTAAATCGTTGAAAGCCAGATAGATTGTAGTATTTTGCAGCTATGTTTCTGCTTTAATCTTCATTGACCCAAGCTCTTGTATCTAATTGTACTCTACTCCTGGGCTtccgaggaaaaaaaaaatagttacaacactttgacaatttttgatatcttggcatctgaagcagctggagatatgatagtttgaccagAAGAACTGGCTATtgtaaggtgcaggagtggctgtgtggtaagtagcttgcttaccaaccacatggttccaggttcattcccactgtgtggcaccttgggcaagtgtcttctactatagcctcagaccgaccaaagccttgtgagtggattggtggacggaaactgaaagaagcctttgttGTTTCATTGTATTAACAAGAAAGGCAGAGAGTTATGTcttgtcattatcatttaacgtccgctttctatgctagcatacatacatacacacacaaggaattctttcagtttccatctaccaaatccagccagggcttcggttggcctgagaatatagaagacatttgcccaaggtaccacacagtaggactgtaCTTGGAAccgtgtgattgggaagcaagttccttaccacacagccatacatatttacacacacacacacactaatcctATAAATACCACTAGCCATTACAGTCCTATTTAATGCCAAAAGCCTTCTGTATCCTACCCTACCATACTGACTGCTACAGTCTGTTGTGTGATGGAGGAAAAaggcaacagaaaaagaagcaaatgggtgaaagaaatacagagacctTACCTGTTGACCTAGGTGGGATGAGCGATCTCTCTCAAGAAATCAACACGTCCTTGCATGCTGCTGTCTCTCCTCGAACTCCCCCATGTGCTTCCTGCCCACGCATGCCCTGTGGCTGTTCCGCCGGTCCCTGCAGTCTTTGCTTCCAtctacctcatctgcaatcctctccaccaataccacatagctcatcacagcccataacatcACAAACACCACACAGTCTTATACTACTCATGAAGCtgattttctctccattttctttttcagcttttgtcgttgttgttctcaTCTGCATTGTCTCTTTGTTTGAGCAAAAGCTTCTTCAAATCGATCCATGggtggttgttattgtttctcTATTGTCACTGGTTATCATAATTTTGTTGGCCCTCATTGCCAGGCAACCACAAAACCAGGAACATGTACATTTCAAGGTAAGTAACTGATTTCATCTCAAGGCTAACCCAGTTTTTGCAGACTAAAATGATCTTGGAACTATTGTGGCGCATatacacattctgtgtcatgttaaTCTCCTTGAGAATTGTTAggggtacatgtgtttgtaaagtgctcagccaattgcacattaatttcatgagcaggctgttccattgatcggatcaactggaacacttgccgtcttaaccaatggagtgccatggTTGAAGGAAGACACTTtgtccatggtgccatgcagtggaattgaaccttaGGCCACATAGTTGAGGAGTAAgatttcttaaacacacagccatgcctgttttgatgatctattttttttttatattttcatgtaatcTAAATTGGATAAGTCTTCAAGAAAATTAACATCATAATCCTAAAATGCAGATGGTAATCTAAGGATGCCTTCATAAGTAGAAATAAGGCCTAGAATTATAAATcggtgacagaattgttagcatgccgggcaaaatgcttaatgccatttcatgtctttacattccgagttcaaattccacagaggttacTTTtctcctttcggagtcaataaaataagtaccagttgaacacaggggtcaatgtaattgactagacctcattcccaaaattgctggccttgtgccaaaacttgaagttAGTATTAAGACAATTGGCTGAATTGTCAGCATGCcaaggaaaatgcttagtggcacttcatcagttttcacattctgagctcaaattctgagtttactttgcctttcggggtcaatttaatcgacttactccctcccccaaacaaaatttgaacccattatttaaaagaaaatattttaatgttttgtttctatttttaaggTACCGTTTGTTCCTGTATTCTCAGAAGTGAGTGCTAGTTTCAACATGTTTCTTGTGACCAAATTACCATCTTCTGCATGGATCCGTTTTGGAATTTGGCTAGTTTTAGGTttgtagacaaaaaaaaaaatcttgtaatttatcaaaatatttttacaggGGTGGACAAAACTAGGTACACAGTTGCTTAATGTTCTTttcattactcttttttttttttttttacctaagcaGTTCATAAGTCTATCAAGGTTAACATACCCTGCCCCCTGCTCAAAaggggaactggagcaacgtgaagtagtgttttgcccaagaacacactGTGCTGCTCCAATCAAGAAATCAAACCCACGATTTAGCGATTGggagtgcaacagcctaatcacttggccatgtgcctccacaacattGGTTATACCTTTTACCTGTttgtgcggccatgctggagcactgcttttagtcgaacaaactgacccccagggcttattctttgtaagctgagtacttattctatcagtctcttttgctgaaccactaagttacaggaacataaacacgccatcagttgtcgagcgatggtggtagggacagacacacaaacatatacgacaggcttctttcagtttctgtctaccaaatccactcacaaggctttggtcggcctgaggctagagtagaagacacttgcccaaagtgccatgcagtaggactgaacctggaccatgtggttggcaagcaagctacttaccacacagccactactgcacctaatatatatatatataatatatatatataaataaataaataaaaaatgtgtatgGTTATTGAAAGAAATACTGTACAATATAACATGGGATTAAAAATTCTAGAAAACAACAGAGCTTGCTATTTAGAAACCTGCCCGAATTTTAAGAGAGATGCCTAGTTCATTGGAAGTCCTTTTGATTTTTGGGGATAGAATATTTCACTCATATTTAGCAACTATATACCTACTTTTGTCCACCCTTGTATGCCTCTGTATACCTACTTTGCCTGCTCCTGTATATAA comes from the Octopus sinensis linkage group LG26, ASM634580v1, whole genome shotgun sequence genome and includes:
- the LOC115224908 gene encoding cationic amino acid transporter 2-like translates to MSNGWKKLFRLKTLRKEDLERSDLARVLNVADLIFLSLGCTVGAGAYILTGKIALSVAGPSIVLSFLIAALSSLLAACCYAEFGGRIPRAGSAYTYTYITLGELLAFIVGWSLILEYAIGVASNVKALTTNFDSMVNGNISAYLKSVLPMKSYIFGSYPDFLAFSIVMLLTLILLFGVKESAIVNNVATGINLYVLCFIIICGFFKADFKNWTIKNEIASAYSAGKGGFFPYGVSGMFKGAATCFYAFVGFDTIATTGEEAQNPQTTIPLSILVSLLIITLLYVGVSAVVILMCPYYLVDPLTPLTKAFEYVGWGHYNIIIYIGIVCALSTSIFSSLFPLPRIVYTMANDGIIFKHFSTVSNKFKTPWLAVLVCGILAAIISTIFDLGQLIDMLSLATLLAYTLVSKSITVLRYRRVILQTSESIPTDTDDVSLGQDESSVFLRESIKSKFYRWFNPNSTLPTKSTEHVALIASVSLTFVVVVLICIVSLFEQKLLQIDPWVVVIVSLLSLVIIILLALIARQPQNQEHVHFKVPFVPVFSEVSASFNMFLVTKLPSSAWIRFGIWLVLGSLVYFGYGFRRSKESLREQNLVEDQASTSEGTPA